The genomic interval TAAATAACTTTTTTATCATTTACTAATTTCATAATGGTTACCATCAAGATAACGATAATAGTCACTCAGCTTCATAGTTAAAACTTTAGCAACTAAGTCAAGAACTGATAACGTCCTTTGATAATCCATTTCTACAGGTCCAACGACTGTTAGAGTACCAAAACCGCGATATGGAATAACAAATTTTTGCGAAATAATCGTTAAATTTTTCATGTATTTTTCGTCATTGTCAAATTTAACGGCACGCATTTCATCGTTATTAGTGATCTCGCGAATTTCATGAAGCATCCGTTCATCATCGCTAAAGAGTTTATATAATTCTGCAAGATTGTCAGTTGCATAATCAAAGATATTTTTACGCCCAGCGACGGTCAGCCGTTCTTTGAACAAATCATCAAAAATTGATACAAAGAGTTGGAGAACTTCACTCGTAACTTTGAAATAACGTTGAACAATCTGTGGAATCTCTGTTCGTAAAGTATAGTGAATATCAATCACTTTTTTACCAACCAGACGTTCTTTAACTAGATTACTAAAGACTGCTAAATCAGCTTCGGTCATCGATTTTGGAAGAATAAATTGATTTGTTCTTACTTCACCAGTCCCTAATGTTATAACTGAAAGTACTGAATGACTATCCAGCATGACCATTTCAAATGAAACTAATTGTTGGTCACGTTGGGGAGCATTAAGAACAAAGCTTGTCAAACCAGTGAGTCCTGATAAACTTTTAGCTGCTGTTTTAAACAGGTCAGATAGGCGATAAAAATCACCATCAAAAGCTTTCATCACTTTAAATAAGTCATTTTGACTAAATTCATCTAACTGGATGACATTTTCTACAAAATACTTATAACCTGAAACACTTGGAACACGTCCACTTGAGGTGTGTTCTTTTTGAATCAAGCCTAGTTTTTCCAAAACTTTCATGTCGTTTCGGATTGTAGCGCTAGAAGCTTGAATACTATCAAGGAGCGACTTTGAACCGATTGGCGTATGCTCTTTGGCATAAAGAGAAACAATCAAATTTAAAATTTGTCTTTGACGTTCTGTAATCATGACTACTCCTTTCTCCACA from Lactococcus lactis carries:
- the hrcA gene encoding heat-inducible transcriptional repressor HrcA, which gives rise to MITERQRQILNLIVSLYAKEHTPIGSKSLLDSIQASSATIRNDMKVLEKLGLIQKEHTSSGRVPSVSGYKYFVENVIQLDEFSQNDLFKVMKAFDGDFYRLSDLFKTAAKSLSGLTGLTSFVLNAPQRDQQLVSFEMVMLDSHSVLSVITLGTGEVRTNQFILPKSMTEADLAVFSNLVKERLVGKKVIDIHYTLRTEIPQIVQRYFKVTSEVLQLFVSIFDDLFKERLTVAGRKNIFDYATDNLAELYKLFSDDERMLHEIREITNNDEMRAVKFDNDEKYMKNLTIISQKFVIPYRGFGTLTVVGPVEMDYQRTLSVLDLVAKVLTMKLSDYYRYLDGNHYEISK